One window of the Mycobacterium xenopi genome contains the following:
- a CDS encoding ExeA family protein, whose product MPFGRDLAPGMLHRHAGHGEAVARITWCVDQRAIGVITGEVGAGKTVAVRAATANLDPSRHVFIYLANPTIGVRGMLTHIVATLGHTPAYHKSALAPQAAEALASEHAERGRNPVLVIDEAHLLDNHQLEAIRLLTNHDMDSGSPFAVILVGQPSLRHRLRLGVLAALDQRIAVRYTIAGMSGADTADYIRHHCKIAGRADTLFSEDAIGLIHNASRGHPRAVNNLALHALTAAFAADHAIVDEKAARIAISEIAAD is encoded by the coding sequence ATGCCGTTCGGGCGTGACCTAGCACCGGGGATGCTGCATCGCCACGCCGGCCACGGTGAAGCGGTGGCCCGCATCACCTGGTGTGTGGACCAGCGCGCGATCGGGGTGATCACCGGCGAGGTCGGCGCCGGCAAAACCGTGGCCGTGCGGGCCGCCACGGCCAACCTGGATCCCTCCCGGCACGTATTCATCTACCTGGCCAACCCCACCATCGGGGTGCGCGGCATGCTCACCCACATCGTGGCCACCCTCGGGCACACCCCCGCCTACCACAAATCCGCCCTGGCCCCACAGGCCGCCGAGGCGCTGGCCAGCGAACACGCCGAACGAGGACGCAACCCCGTGCTGGTCATCGACGAAGCCCACCTGCTGGATAACCACCAGCTCGAAGCGATCCGGCTGCTGACCAACCACGACATGGACAGCGGATCCCCATTCGCAGTCATCCTGGTCGGCCAACCCAGCCTGCGCCACCGGCTCCGGCTCGGGGTGCTGGCAGCGTTGGATCAGCGCATCGCGGTCCGCTACACCATCGCCGGAATGAGCGGCGCCGACACCGCCGACTACATACGGCATCACTGCAAGATTGCCGGCCGAGCCGACACGCTGTTCTCCGAGGACGCGATCGGGTTGATCCACAACGCCTCCCGTGGCCATCCCCGCGCAGTCAACAACCTCGCCCTGCACGCACTGACCGCCGCATTCGCCGCCGATCACGCCATCGTCGACGAAAAGGCCGCCCGCATCGCGATCAGCGAAATCGCCGCGGACTGA
- a CDS encoding MATE family efflux transporter: MAETRRARLIQLIRTSGALTALAAPIAGVQFAQVALTTTDLAVMGLIGVQAIAAGGLAAVLYNLMRTMCVGVVTAVGNLVARAAGQGEARSGGDWPDEQAQEEIRHITRSAFLVATGAAVMLGAALIGLGYVLPLFGVDKDVLAHARPMMIALAPGLIPMVWLNVLRQFSVGMRRPGPLLAVSIASIAVNAGLDFAFIYGLLGLPKLGLAGIGLATTLVQVFTVAAFYLILRRDERLASLLSIDGWNADAAMARDILRLGFPISLTYGSEAGINSLAAVVMGAFGPIALAAHNVVNQLTRIAFQVSIGLSHGSSILISRAIGRLDRQQAQQTANAALVLGWLTTATLAVVYVAVPNWVLRPFLDPTATATIVLAKVFLLFAIVQQVVDFTQNIAIGLLRGIGDTATGLRATTIGYWIAGVPAMLLLAFPARLHGPGVWLGMSIGFATTAVLLLRRFRQDLPRTAPPGSPH; the protein is encoded by the coding sequence GTGGCAGAAACGCGCCGCGCGCGCCTGATTCAACTGATCCGCACCAGCGGGGCACTAACCGCGTTGGCGGCGCCGATCGCCGGTGTCCAATTCGCGCAAGTGGCGTTGACCACCACTGACTTGGCCGTCATGGGTCTTATCGGGGTACAGGCCATCGCCGCTGGTGGGCTGGCTGCGGTGTTGTACAACCTGATGCGCACGATGTGTGTCGGTGTGGTGACCGCCGTGGGAAACCTGGTCGCCCGGGCAGCCGGACAGGGCGAGGCACGTTCCGGAGGTGACTGGCCGGATGAGCAGGCGCAGGAGGAAATACGCCACATCACACGCTCAGCGTTTCTGGTGGCGACGGGGGCTGCAGTCATGCTGGGCGCTGCGCTGATCGGGTTGGGCTACGTATTGCCACTGTTCGGGGTGGACAAGGACGTGCTCGCGCATGCCCGGCCGATGATGATCGCCCTAGCCCCCGGGCTGATTCCGATGGTGTGGCTTAATGTTCTGCGTCAGTTTTCTGTCGGGATGCGCCGCCCCGGTCCGCTCTTAGCTGTCAGCATCGCCTCCATTGCTGTGAACGCCGGCTTGGACTTCGCGTTCATCTATGGTCTGCTCGGCTTACCCAAACTCGGCCTGGCCGGAATCGGGCTGGCGACAACGCTTGTCCAGGTTTTCACCGTTGCCGCGTTCTACCTGATACTACGCCGTGATGAGCGGCTTGCCTCGCTGCTGTCGATCGACGGGTGGAATGCCGACGCTGCAATGGCTCGCGATATCCTTCGCCTAGGCTTTCCCATTTCGCTGACCTACGGCTCGGAGGCCGGCATCAACTCCCTTGCCGCCGTGGTGATGGGGGCCTTCGGGCCGATCGCCCTGGCAGCGCACAATGTGGTGAATCAGCTGACCCGCATCGCCTTTCAGGTCAGCATCGGCCTATCCCACGGATCATCGATCCTCATCAGTCGTGCCATCGGCAGACTGGACAGACAACAGGCTCAGCAGACCGCCAATGCAGCGCTAGTCCTCGGCTGGCTCACCACCGCTACCCTCGCAGTGGTCTACGTCGCCGTGCCCAACTGGGTGCTGCGGCCATTTCTGGATCCCACCGCCACGGCAACCATCGTGCTGGCCAAGGTTTTTCTGCTGTTCGCCATAGTTCAGCAGGTCGTGGACTTCACCCAAAATATCGCCATCGGACTGCTGCGGGGCATCGGAGACACCGCGACGGGCTTACGTGCCACCACTATCGGGTATTGGATCGCCGGCGTGCCCGCCATGCTGCTGCTGGCCTTCCCCGCGCGCCTGCACGGGCCGGGCGTATGGCTGGGGATGAGCATAGGATTCGCCACCACAGCAGTCTTGCTGCTGCGCCGATTCCGCCAAGACCTGCCCCGAACCGCCCCACCCGGCTCGCCGCACTGA
- a CDS encoding Y4yA family PLP-dependent enzyme has product MELTQRPLSLPAIEPSWAGQVRADPSLLADIAHAVRGPFHVLFPPQFAHNLKTFTDVIASSGLQGQVFFAKKANKAGCWLPVCAESGAGVDVASSAELVHALAHGVRGRDIVVTGPAKSEHLLWLGARHGCLIAVDALDELDRVMALAGKADGVRILLRVLPEVNPDSRFGLDPADLDIALKRCAHQRSRLSMEGFSFHLNGYEVKPRAQLAAQLVDRLVQARADGLAATSISIGGGFAVSYLDADTWTRFLRDHRETDFHSRKTFSHFYPYHQAPTGADMLSAILASETDCGTSTVGEKLAASGTKLLLEPGRALLHGAGFTVFPVQGFKRRGDYGIVTVDGLSMSLSEQWKSSEFLPDPTLWPEQGSTESEPTGPVLTCVAGASCLEYDMLTWRKVVLPHEPRHGDMLIYPNTAGYQMDKNESQFHDLPLPPKIVLTLDHGRFRWRLDQSGRQQ; this is encoded by the coding sequence GTGGAGCTGACCCAACGCCCTTTGTCCTTGCCGGCGATTGAGCCGTCATGGGCCGGTCAAGTCAGGGCCGACCCGTCACTGCTGGCTGATATCGCCCACGCGGTCCGCGGCCCGTTTCATGTCCTGTTTCCACCGCAATTCGCGCACAACCTGAAGACCTTCACCGACGTCATCGCCTCGTCGGGGCTGCAAGGCCAAGTGTTTTTCGCCAAAAAGGCCAACAAGGCGGGATGCTGGCTACCGGTGTGCGCCGAATCCGGTGCCGGGGTCGACGTGGCCAGCAGCGCGGAGCTGGTTCACGCACTGGCTCATGGTGTGCGCGGACGCGACATCGTGGTCACCGGCCCGGCCAAAAGCGAACATTTGCTGTGGTTGGGCGCCCGGCACGGCTGCCTGATCGCCGTCGACGCCCTCGACGAGCTCGACCGGGTCATGGCGCTTGCCGGCAAAGCAGATGGCGTTCGCATCCTGTTGCGGGTGCTTCCGGAGGTGAACCCCGACAGCCGATTTGGCCTCGATCCCGCTGACCTCGACATCGCCCTGAAACGATGCGCCCATCAGCGCTCCCGGCTGTCGATGGAAGGGTTTTCCTTTCACCTCAACGGCTACGAGGTCAAACCACGCGCGCAGCTGGCCGCCCAACTGGTTGACCGTCTCGTCCAGGCACGCGCCGACGGGCTAGCGGCGACCTCGATTTCTATCGGTGGCGGGTTCGCGGTGAGCTATCTAGACGCCGACACCTGGACCCGCTTCCTGCGCGATCATCGGGAAACCGATTTTCACAGCCGCAAGACCTTCAGTCACTTCTACCCGTATCATCAGGCGCCGACCGGGGCCGACATGTTATCCGCGATTCTGGCCAGCGAAACCGATTGCGGCACAAGCACCGTCGGCGAAAAATTGGCCGCATCCGGGACCAAGCTCCTGCTGGAGCCCGGACGCGCGCTGCTGCACGGAGCCGGGTTCACAGTTTTCCCCGTCCAGGGGTTTAAGCGGCGAGGCGATTACGGGATCGTCACCGTTGACGGGTTGAGCATGAGCTTGTCCGAGCAATGGAAATCCAGCGAGTTCCTGCCGGATCCAACGCTATGGCCCGAACAGGGTTCGACCGAGTCGGAGCCGACCGGCCCCGTGCTCACCTGCGTTGCCGGGGCCAGCTGCCTGGAATACGACATGCTGACCTGGCGCAAAGTCGTGTTGCCGCACGAGCCCCGTCACGGCGACATGCTGATCTACCCCAATACGGCCGGGTATCAAATGGACAAAAACGAATCACAGTTTCATGACCTGCCCTTGCCCCCGAAGATTGTGTTGACCCTTGACCACGGCCGGTTCCGTTGGCGGCTCGACCAAAGCGGCAGGCAGCAGTGA
- a CDS encoding ornithine cyclodeaminase, with protein sequence MSSPAASQPVQQILSREGVTLPVLTRSDLANIPVTPGDVIEAVRGAYLRVAQGSSVAPAKIMMRSPHRDSVAYAMPGYDGGLHVSAFKDYYMQNDEGKKEYITITLYDDKAGAPIAFMDCTRVTTLRTAASTALIAAACAPAGARTALVSGSGAQGRETFPFLLDALPDLERLLLFATHPDGIASVRAYLREQHPDRDIEVVTDPEKAAGESDVMVATSAGPATNVKLRTSWLKPGALFISVNGTGVHPSSLRDADYAVATSPGQLAVTGRRFANEDGSLPLDAQLPDILAGKAPARRDEADRVFVFNSGMAITDIPVAHALATQAIALGRGQEIRLWS encoded by the coding sequence ATGAGTTCTCCAGCAGCCAGTCAGCCGGTTCAGCAGATCTTGTCCCGCGAGGGTGTGACGCTGCCGGTGCTTACCCGCAGCGACCTCGCCAATATTCCCGTCACTCCCGGCGATGTGATCGAGGCGGTGCGGGGTGCCTATCTGCGCGTGGCCCAAGGCTCCTCGGTGGCCCCAGCCAAGATCATGATGCGTTCGCCCCATCGGGATTCGGTGGCCTACGCGATGCCTGGTTACGATGGCGGATTGCATGTGTCAGCGTTTAAAGACTATTACATGCAAAACGACGAGGGGAAAAAGGAATACATCACCATCACCCTCTACGACGATAAGGCCGGGGCGCCGATCGCGTTTATGGACTGCACCCGTGTCACCACGCTGCGCACCGCAGCGAGCACCGCGCTGATCGCGGCAGCATGTGCCCCCGCGGGGGCGCGTACCGCGCTGGTCAGCGGGTCTGGTGCCCAAGGGCGGGAAACGTTCCCGTTCCTGCTGGACGCGCTTCCGGACTTGGAGCGGTTGCTGTTGTTCGCCACGCATCCAGACGGGATCGCCTCGGTGCGCGCGTATTTGCGCGAGCAGCATCCCGACCGTGACATCGAAGTCGTCACCGACCCGGAGAAAGCCGCAGGCGAATCGGACGTCATGGTGGCGACGTCGGCCGGCCCGGCCACCAACGTCAAGTTGCGCACCAGCTGGCTCAAACCCGGGGCGCTGTTTATCTCGGTAAACGGTACCGGGGTGCACCCGTCGTCGTTGCGCGACGCCGACTACGCCGTCGCGACGAGCCCGGGCCAACTGGCCGTGACCGGTAGGCGTTTCGCCAACGAGGACGGCTCTTTACCACTGGATGCCCAACTGCCCGACATTCTTGCCGGAAAAGCGCCCGCCAGGCGAGACGAGGCTGACCGGGTTTTCGTGTTCAACAGCGGTATGGCCATCACCGACATCCCGGTCGCGCATGCGCTGGCCACCCAGGCGATCGCGCTGGGGCGCGGACAGGAGATCCGGTTGTGGAGCTGA
- a CDS encoding PPE family protein, whose product MDFGILPPEINSGRMYAGPGPGPMLAAAAAWDGLAANLYSTATSYHSVVSGLTGASWTGPASASMAAAAAPHVAWLTATAAQAEQTANQARAAAGAFETAFAMTVPPPLIAANRAQLMALVATNILGQNTPAIAATEAEYAEMWAQDAAAMYGYAGNSATASTMPSFTPPAPTTNPAGMAGQAAAVAQASGTSAASHAQSTLSQLTSAMPQALQGLASPGTSTPSLSSMSSVMSSMSSSAALLSSGSSVGYSLSAVAKMMAPSTTAAAQAVGTEAKALGSAVTGGLGSGTGALGSVGSAGLGGSGAVSASLGRAGSLGALSVPQSWATTASAMSPAAAALPTASLGGIPEGGPNALPGAMPLAAMTGRGAGGGTSATPRFDMRPTVIPHVPAGG is encoded by the coding sequence ATGGATTTCGGGATATTGCCGCCGGAAATCAATTCCGGTCGCATGTATGCCGGTCCGGGGCCAGGGCCGATGCTGGCCGCCGCGGCGGCCTGGGACGGATTGGCCGCCAACTTGTACTCCACGGCGACCTCCTATCACTCGGTCGTCTCGGGGCTGACCGGCGCGTCGTGGACGGGTCCCGCGTCGGCGTCGATGGCGGCCGCCGCCGCCCCCCATGTCGCATGGCTGACCGCCACCGCGGCGCAAGCCGAACAGACCGCGAACCAGGCCAGGGCGGCGGCGGGCGCATTTGAGACCGCATTCGCGATGACCGTGCCACCGCCGCTCATCGCGGCGAACCGCGCCCAACTGATGGCGCTTGTTGCGACCAACATTCTCGGTCAAAACACCCCGGCCATCGCGGCAACCGAGGCCGAATACGCCGAAATGTGGGCCCAAGATGCCGCCGCGATGTACGGCTATGCCGGCAATTCGGCGACCGCCTCGACGATGCCATCGTTTACCCCGCCAGCGCCCACCACGAACCCTGCCGGGATGGCCGGCCAGGCCGCCGCGGTGGCCCAAGCCAGCGGAACCTCAGCCGCCAGCCACGCCCAGTCGACCCTGTCGCAGCTGACTTCCGCGATGCCCCAGGCGCTGCAAGGGCTTGCGTCGCCCGGGACATCGACGCCGTCGCTGTCGTCGATGAGCTCGGTTATGTCGTCGATGAGTTCGTCGGCGGCCCTGCTGAGTTCGGGCTCCTCGGTGGGCTACTCGTTGAGTGCGGTCGCGAAGATGATGGCGCCGTCCACAACTGCCGCTGCCCAGGCTGTCGGTACCGAGGCTAAGGCGTTGGGATCGGCCGTCACGGGCGGGCTCGGTTCGGGGACGGGCGCACTGGGCTCGGTAGGGTCGGCAGGCTTGGGCGGTAGCGGTGCGGTCTCGGCCAGCCTGGGCCGCGCCGGGTCCCTTGGTGCGCTGTCGGTGCCGCAGAGCTGGGCCACGACCGCCTCGGCGATGAGCCCCGCCGCTGCGGCGCTGCCCACCGCCAGCCTGGGCGGCATCCCCGAAGGCGGGCCGAATGCCCTACCCGGCGCGATGCCGCTGGCCGCTATGACTGGGCGCGGCGCCGGCGGTGGCACAAGTGCCACGCCCCGTTTCGACATGCGTCCCACCGTGATACCGCATGTGCCGGCCGGCGGATAA
- a CDS encoding PE family protein: protein MSFVTTQPDMLAAAAGDLDAIGSAMTAQNATAAGPTTEVVPAAADEVSALTAAQFAAHAGIYQAISTQAADVQQLFAATLRASAGSYAATEAANAVAAS from the coding sequence ATGTCTTTCGTGACAACGCAGCCGGATATGCTGGCGGCAGCGGCCGGCGACTTGGATGCCATCGGTTCGGCGATGACCGCACAGAACGCCACCGCGGCAGGCCCAACCACTGAAGTGGTCCCTGCTGCCGCAGATGAGGTATCGGCCCTGACCGCGGCGCAGTTCGCCGCGCACGCCGGCATCTACCAGGCAATCAGCACCCAGGCGGCCGACGTGCAACAGCTGTTCGCGGCCACCCTGCGAGCAAGCGCCGGCTCGTATGCGGCCACCGAGGCCGCCAACGCGGTCGCGGCGAGCTAA
- a CDS encoding anti-sigma factor family protein: protein MIGAPGGAGRHEYAMWDAAYVLGSLSVTERREFEAHLGKCESCWQALTELGGVAALLALLDRDEVAGIDELASIANSGEAPESFSGRGM, encoded by the coding sequence GTGATCGGCGCGCCGGGCGGGGCGGGTCGCCACGAGTATGCGATGTGGGACGCCGCATACGTATTGGGGTCACTGTCGGTGACGGAGCGCCGCGAATTCGAGGCCCACCTTGGCAAGTGCGAATCCTGCTGGCAGGCCTTGACCGAACTTGGCGGTGTCGCCGCGCTGCTGGCACTGCTCGACCGCGACGAGGTGGCTGGCATCGACGAGCTCGCATCGATCGCGAATTCCGGCGAAGCGCCCGAATCTTTCAGCGGCCGCGGAATGTAG
- a CDS encoding metal-sensitive transcriptional regulator gives MTNKDRYLDRLRRIEGQVRGIQRMVENDKYCIDILTQVSALTRALQAVALGLLNDHLTHCVVDAAELGGEEADLKIKEATDAIARLVRS, from the coding sequence ATCACCAATAAGGACCGCTACCTCGACCGGCTAAGGCGCATAGAAGGGCAGGTCCGTGGAATCCAACGGATGGTCGAGAACGACAAGTACTGCATCGACATCCTGACACAGGTGAGCGCACTCACCCGCGCCCTGCAAGCCGTGGCGCTCGGCCTGCTCAACGATCACCTCACGCATTGCGTTGTCGACGCCGCCGAGCTCGGCGGCGAAGAAGCAGACCTCAAAATCAAAGAAGCCACCGACGCCATCGCACGACTCGTACGTTCGTAA
- a CDS encoding DUF305 domain-containing protein — MKRQRLCIVVAAALAVLLTLTACNSSGNRAGSTTTSASSSRGSTLPSGAPAHNDADVAFAHDMIPHHQQAIQMSNIILGKEGIDPRVIQLANQIKAAQGPEIQQMQAWLAQWGQPTMPTIPSANMTAEHPMPEMANQSGMPPMGETGGMMSEQDMQALQNAQGVDASKLFLTQMIKHHQGAITMAQKEIKSGHYQPATALAQSIVTSQQQEINTMQSILGSL; from the coding sequence GTGAAGAGGCAACGGTTGTGCATTGTCGTTGCGGCCGCGCTGGCGGTGCTGTTGACCTTGACCGCATGTAACAGTTCAGGCAATCGGGCCGGCTCCACCACAACGTCGGCCAGCTCTTCGCGGGGATCGACGTTGCCATCAGGCGCCCCGGCCCACAACGACGCAGATGTCGCGTTCGCCCACGACATGATTCCTCATCACCAGCAAGCAATCCAGATGAGCAACATCATTCTCGGCAAGGAAGGCATCGACCCTCGCGTGATTCAGTTAGCCAACCAGATCAAGGCGGCGCAGGGACCGGAGATCCAACAGATGCAGGCGTGGCTGGCCCAGTGGGGGCAGCCAACGATGCCAACGATTCCAAGCGCCAACATGACGGCAGAGCACCCAATGCCCGAGATGGCGAACCAGAGCGGTATGCCACCAATGGGCGAAACGGGTGGCATGATGTCCGAACAAGACATGCAAGCCCTGCAGAACGCCCAAGGCGTCGATGCCAGCAAGCTGTTCCTCACCCAGATGATCAAGCATCATCAAGGTGCAATCACAATGGCCCAGAAGGAAATCAAGTCCGGTCACTACCAACCCGCCACTGCGCTGGCGCAATCGATCGTTACCAGCCAGCAGCAGGAGATCAACACGATGCAGAGCATTTTGGGTTCGCTATAG
- a CDS encoding class I SAM-dependent methyltransferase, with amino-acid sequence MKLNAIERALMNNPVRAALQHRNQAEWFRRLADGSLSGQKVLEVGCGRGVGTEVLLDRLGADSVTAFDLDELMVELARRRTYRRPVSLSVGDVCDIAQPSASVDTVVDFGIIHHVPDWPQAIAEIARVLGPGGLLLFEEVPRHILDTWVFRTFTAHPRENRFEAEEFAAELARHGLHGTGRIERHYAGLVFVGAARKT; translated from the coding sequence GTGAAGCTCAACGCGATTGAGCGGGCCTTGATGAATAACCCTGTCCGCGCCGCCCTTCAGCACCGCAACCAGGCCGAGTGGTTTCGGCGGCTGGCCGACGGTTCGCTGTCTGGGCAAAAGGTGCTCGAGGTCGGGTGCGGGCGGGGCGTCGGTACCGAGGTCCTTCTGGATCGACTCGGCGCCGATAGTGTCACCGCCTTCGACCTCGATGAATTAATGGTGGAGCTCGCACGACGGCGCACGTACCGACGTCCGGTGTCGTTGTCGGTCGGCGACGTGTGCGACATCGCACAGCCGAGCGCGAGCGTCGATACTGTCGTCGATTTTGGCATCATTCATCATGTACCCGATTGGCCGCAGGCGATCGCCGAGATTGCACGGGTGCTCGGTCCCGGTGGGCTGCTGCTGTTCGAAGAAGTCCCACGCCACATCCTCGACACGTGGGTGTTTCGGACATTCACCGCTCATCCGCGCGAGAACCGTTTCGAGGCCGAGGAATTCGCCGCCGAGCTGGCCCGTCATGGTCTTCACGGCACCGGTCGAATCGAACGCCACTACGCCGGTTTGGTGTTCGTCGGCGCGGCTCGTAAGACATGA
- a CDS encoding MFS transporter, producing MALIAQFRSFSRPSRLLMINQFGINIGFYMLIPYLAGYLAGALALAAWTVGLVSGVRNFSEQGMFIIGGTLADRVGYKALIVAGCLLRTGAFALLAVAQSLPALLIASATTGLTAALFNPAIRAYLAADAGDRRVAAFAMFNLFYQAGILLGPLVGLALVAVDFRISALAAAAISAMLTLAQLLTLPERRADAASEQTSIIREWRAVVVNRSFVLFAAVMTGSYVLSSQVFFTMPLQASILTRKFESFVVAALFVVSGLVPVAAQLRITRWLAARWNPGGSLAMGTTILAASFLPLSIVRDSHRFGIIPALAALLASAAILAIGAAAVFPFEMDTVVSLAGGQQVATHYGFYNTIVGTGVLVGNLAIGALMGAAREAGLDELVWAGLILVGIIAALALHGLDRRHYLEAPHVVSR from the coding sequence ATGGCGTTGATCGCGCAGTTCCGCAGTTTCTCCAGGCCCAGCCGGCTGCTGATGATTAATCAATTCGGCATCAACATCGGCTTCTACATGCTGATCCCGTATCTGGCCGGTTACCTTGCGGGCGCTCTGGCGCTCGCCGCGTGGACCGTTGGCCTGGTCAGCGGCGTCCGGAACTTTTCGGAGCAAGGAATGTTCATCATTGGCGGCACGCTCGCCGACCGGGTCGGCTACAAAGCGTTAATTGTGGCCGGATGCCTGTTGCGCACTGGAGCGTTCGCACTCTTGGCGGTTGCGCAGTCATTGCCGGCTTTGCTCATCGCCTCAGCCACAACCGGTCTCACGGCCGCTTTATTCAATCCCGCGATCCGCGCCTACCTCGCCGCCGATGCCGGTGATCGCCGCGTGGCAGCCTTCGCGATGTTCAACCTCTTCTATCAGGCCGGGATTCTGCTCGGTCCCCTGGTCGGGCTTGCACTGGTGGCCGTCGATTTCCGGATCAGCGCACTGGCTGCCGCGGCGATATCCGCCATGCTGACGCTGGCCCAGCTTTTGACACTGCCTGAGCGCCGCGCCGACGCCGCATCGGAGCAGACATCGATAATCCGCGAGTGGCGGGCCGTTGTGGTCAACCGGTCCTTTGTGCTCTTCGCCGCAGTGATGACCGGCTCTTACGTGTTGTCTTCCCAGGTCTTCTTCACGATGCCGCTGCAGGCATCGATTCTTACGCGGAAGTTTGAATCATTTGTGGTGGCAGCGCTCTTCGTGGTTTCGGGCCTGGTTCCAGTCGCCGCTCAGCTGCGCATCACCCGCTGGCTCGCCGCTCGCTGGAACCCCGGGGGTAGCCTTGCCATGGGTACGACGATCCTGGCCGCTTCATTCTTGCCGCTGAGCATTGTGCGCGACAGTCATCGATTCGGAATCATCCCGGCTCTGGCTGCACTCCTGGCGTCCGCCGCCATCCTGGCCATTGGTGCCGCTGCCGTTTTTCCGTTCGAGATGGACACGGTCGTCTCCCTCGCCGGAGGTCAGCAGGTGGCCACCCATTATGGGTTCTACAACACCATCGTTGGAACTGGAGTCCTTGTCGGCAATCTGGCCATCGGCGCGCTCATGGGCGCGGCACGCGAGGCTGGCCTCGACGAACTCGTATGGGCTGGGCTGATCCTCGTCGGCATCATCGCCGCGCTAGCGCTTCATGGTCTCGACCGCCGCCATTACCTGGAAGCGCCGCATGTCGTGTCGCGTTGA
- a CDS encoding YHS domain-containing protein: MAAATSHGDLLDIFQELAPPSGAPVNLTDIAAELGLDDEVVTDLIEILQWNEIGAITDTDVSVLRVVARALASGLPRDTLMQLVRVFADAMERLADAEVRTFHNYVHERLRAQGLVGRELLGASTGIAKPLFDLIKPAVVYFHRRAYQQANREHLLRHIAEETTPPSMAPGEEQATVLFVDLASFTPLTAAMGDHAAAQVLHRFGITVRSAATRHGGRILKQIGDAFMLTFTQPTDAIEFGLAISRFVDAEPQFPALHMGAHHGRVLYREGDYVGGTVNLAARVASASAPGQFLITQDLRRATEGGVDAEFAALPPRRLKGIAESVHLSEVRPRGPERAHRATDPVCGMQLHPHNAATRITWHGRTFAFCSLTCAEAFDEDPGRFVAADHKRSPRGIEG; this comes from the coding sequence TTGGCGGCGGCCACCAGCCATGGCGATCTATTGGACATTTTCCAGGAGCTCGCGCCGCCCAGCGGCGCCCCGGTAAACCTTACTGACATCGCCGCGGAGCTGGGACTCGACGATGAGGTAGTCACTGACTTGATCGAAATTCTCCAATGGAATGAGATTGGGGCTATCACCGATACCGACGTTTCCGTATTGCGTGTGGTAGCCCGGGCACTCGCATCGGGGCTGCCTCGCGACACCCTCATGCAGCTGGTGCGAGTGTTCGCTGATGCCATGGAGCGCTTGGCCGATGCCGAGGTGCGCACATTCCACAATTATGTCCATGAGCGTTTGCGTGCACAGGGACTGGTTGGCCGCGAGCTGCTGGGGGCGAGCACCGGCATCGCGAAACCCTTGTTCGATCTGATAAAGCCGGCCGTCGTGTATTTCCACCGACGCGCATATCAGCAGGCCAACCGGGAACACCTGCTACGCCATATCGCCGAGGAGACCACCCCACCCTCCATGGCACCGGGCGAGGAACAAGCGACCGTTCTGTTTGTCGATCTCGCAAGTTTCACCCCGCTCACCGCGGCAATGGGTGACCACGCTGCCGCTCAAGTGCTGCACAGGTTCGGCATCACGGTACGTAGCGCGGCAACTCGGCACGGAGGCCGCATCCTCAAGCAGATCGGCGACGCATTCATGCTGACGTTCACGCAGCCGACAGACGCTATCGAATTCGGGCTTGCGATAAGTCGTTTCGTCGACGCAGAGCCCCAATTTCCTGCCCTGCATATGGGTGCCCACCATGGCAGGGTTCTGTATCGGGAGGGTGACTACGTTGGCGGCACTGTGAACCTCGCCGCACGGGTGGCGTCGGCTAGTGCCCCAGGACAGTTCCTGATCACTCAAGACCTGCGCCGCGCAACCGAGGGCGGCGTAGACGCCGAGTTCGCTGCTTTGCCACCGCGACGACTCAAGGGTATAGCGGAATCGGTTCACCTCAGCGAGGTACGGCCGCGCGGCCCGGAACGCGCCCACCGTGCCACCGATCCGGTCTGCGGAATGCAACTGCACCCCCACAACGCGGCAACTCGGATCACATGGCATGGAAGGACATTCGCCTTCTGCTCTCTGACCTGCGCGGAGGCCTTCGACGAAGATCCCGGCCGCTTCGTTGCTGCGGACCACAAACGTTCGCCGCGCGGGATCGAAGGTTGA